A genome region from Solanum pennellii chromosome 12, SPENNV200 includes the following:
- the LOC114075200 gene encoding uncharacterized protein LOC114075200, with product MPLNKFLQTKSIIIYENPREIVIPPSHSVEIFIAPMLRVESIIGMLMFHCLCFMFVLPCKDSKSLQAMPTLKGCIQKENCGKECPSDSIWNRNLKKGISCSGTPEEGITASMWYLWLKSTSLFDQVNNFVL from the exons ATGCCATTGAATAAATTCTTGCAGACCAAAAGCatcattatttatgaaaatcCAAGAGAAATTGTTATTCCACCAAGCCATTCTGTCGAGATATTCATTGCACCCATGCTACGTGTTGAGTCGATCATAGGAATGTTAATGTTCCACTGTCTCTGTTTCATGTTTGTACTTCCATGTAAAGATAGCAAATCACTACAG GCGATGCCTACACTAAAAGGGTGTATACAAAAGGAAAATTGTGGCAAAGAATGTCCATCCGATAGCATCTGGAATCGTAACTTAAAAAAAGGCATCAGTTGTAGTGGGACACCTGAGGAGGGAATAACTGCCTCCATGTGGTATCTCTGGTTGAAATCCACGTCTTTATTTGATCAAGTGAATAATTTCGTGTTATAA
- the LOC107006439 gene encoding uncharacterized protein LOC107006439, protein MLPYSLLGYRTIVKTSIGATQYLLVYGTEAVIPAEVEIPSLRIISEAELSNTEWVSKQIDQLTLIDEKRMVAVCHGQLYRQRMVRSFHKRVRARIFKVGQLVLERIFPHQDEYKGKFTLNWQSPYMVHKVLSGGALVLSEMDGTVWPKPINSDAVKRYYV, encoded by the coding sequence atgTTACCATATTCTTTATTGGGATACCGTACGATTGTCAAAACATCAATTGGAGCCACTCAATATTtgctagtatatggaacagaagcagtcatacctgctgaagttgaGATACCGTCTTTGAGAATCATTTCAGAAGCTGAGTTAAGTAACACTGAATGGGTTAGCAAGCAGATTGATCAACTAACTCTtattgatgagaagagaatggttgccGTCTGTCATGGTCAATTATATAGGCAAAGAATGGTTCGTTCCTTTCACAAGAGAGTAAGAGCCAGAATTTTCAAAGTAGGTCAGTTGGTTCTTGAGCGTATTTTTCCTCATCAGGACGAGTACAAAGGAAAGTTCACACTAAACTGGCAAAGTCCTTACATGGTTCATaaagtattatctggaggtgctttggtcctgtcAGAGATGGATGGCACCGTATGGCCTAAACCTATCAACTCGGatgctgtcaagagatactacgtgTGA